From the genome of Halichoerus grypus chromosome X, mHalGry1.hap1.1, whole genome shotgun sequence:
aataaacttttgaacttttaaaataaattaaaagtaattttataatgaCAAAGTAAAATTGTTTTCGTCTGAATCCTAGAGTGAAAAAAATCCTATGTTAAGAGGAAATACCAAGAGCAGGAGGCCCAGGCTGTTGTACTTGAAGCTCTACCCTCCCTGTAAGTCTCAGCTTCACTGGACATAAGGTAGTTGCTTATCTGCTGTGTCATGTGTGTGAAATCTTCCCTCAAGCCTATgccaaaatatttgtaaattcacTCCTTAGGCAAAGAGCTTATGCTCGTCTTCAGTAAATCAGTGTAATTCAACTCCTTGGCGAGTTGAACGATTTGAACGATTTCCACTTCAGACTCCATCCAAACGTGACCCGACAGTGAAGTGTTGCCTGTGTGATAACCCTTTAGGAGTTGAGCTGTCTGTTGAGTATGTGTGCTTGTGGGtgttcatttctttatgtttatataaaatatttatgtttctgtATATATTGTTATAAGATGggttatatataaatgtatcatatatcatatatacttGTGTATATACAAGTCACATATGAGTGATTATACATGAATACATAGGAATTACATAATTATACCCTTATagtataataattaaataatgcatGATGATTCTATTGTAGAGAAACATTACTACTATATAATGATATTGCTATCTCACTAGCTCTATTGGCTATAGTATATggtaattatatattacataggACTATATTGGCTATAGTATATGGCAATTCTATATTGCATAGGACTATACTAATCTATTGGCTATAGTATATGGTAATTATATGTTACATAGGACTATATTAATAGCATCGTAGATAATAATTGAttaattctatgtgcattatagaaatatattttctattagcAATAACAATTACGTCACATTGatatatatggtatttatctgttatagaatatacttaaaaaagaatatacttcTGATATACTgcatatttattacatatacatttaaCCTATCAACTATATATTCCGTATTAGAtgaatatataagcatatattctatgaattaaatgtattttatatattatataatttatattcatatttactaCATTCCATGTACTTCTGGATCAcatattgatattatataatacacatatatgttagtatatattacatataaaaatagtaCGTATACTGTATATGTGATCCATAATTATGAtgttatatgtacatacatgtatcTGTTagtatataggtatatattacatataaaaatagtaCGTATACTATATATGTGATCCATAATTATGATGTTATATGTACATACACGTATCTGTTAGTGTATAGGTATATATTACGTATAAAAATAATACGTATACTATATATGTGATCTATAGTTAcgattatatttctatttatgctctatttaaaaatctatataaatatgtgtattctATGTCTAATTCCGTGACatctaaaagtatatatataggTACAGTTTATACAGACATGTATGGATATTTTATAGAAGGGATACTATACGATACtaattttttcattcctttaggAAATCATGTTCCCTCTGGAAATGGGCAATTTCCCAAACCTGGGCTTTATTTATCCCATTGTCCCCCCACCAAGACCCAAAAGTTCAACCCTTATTTCCCAAAGCTAGCAAAGGCCACAAAAACCCAGGACGGTGAGCAGGTCTAGGACAAAGGTGTCCAAGTCCTGAAGCCGGTTTTAGACCGGCTCCCAGCCAAATGGTTTTTTTCAGGTTTACTGACCTGCACTCTGGCTTCAGGCACACCCATGAATCTTGCAAGCTCCTGGCTGAGGCGAGAAAAATCAGTATTTGGAGTTGGGGGTGAATTAAAATAGaggatttttccttcctctttttaacacttttttcaGGGAGATGTCAGTGACATTTTAGGAACCAATCTCTACACTTAGGAAAAGTCACACCATTTCAGGATTTACAGTGAGATGCAGTGGACCAAGAACTGAAGGAAAGCCAAGTCTCTGGGGTAAAGGAGGCACAGTCCCCGAGAACACACGACAGTCTAATTCAGTTTCTTTTAGTGTTACCaacttcaaaatgaagaaatatctCTGAGGATCTATCTCTGCCGACTTTCGATCATTGCTCTTAACCCATTTTATGGATTAAATTAGAGCCCTCCAATAAGGTGCTGTCCAtccatctctctcactctctctgactctccccccatctctctctctctctctctctctctctctccctctctgtcagtGATGACCAAGTTAGAGTACATTCCCATAGGTGCTAAGGGATGGCACAAACTGCTGTTCATTCTTTGGTTGTGcttgttttaaagttttggtaTCACtgacttcctcctcccctccccccgcccacagCCGCAGACGCCTCGCCGCCCCCAACACTGTCCTGTACCATGTAGCTTGAGCTCTCCTTCGCAGGGCAGCTTTCCCTCAAGCAAGATTTAATTGtactttgttttcagattttatttttaaataatctctacaaccggcgtggggctcgaacttaagaccccaaaatcaagagtcacaggctctaccgactgagtcagccaggcgccccttttcttttcttcttcttttttttaactttgagttTTTTCAAGACCTCTAGCAAAATCGAAGGGAATGCAGAATATTCACTAATCCAGATAGTTTTCAAGTGCagtacttaaaaatgtaaaaatgggtGCAGGGgccccacggtgggtgtagagattactgaaaatgaatcatttttaaaaactgagtgcAGAAATAATTCACGACGAGCAGACTTATCACGATTTTAAACAAAGGTAGGATCCTAAGCCGCTTGCTCCCGCGTCTCAGACTTGTCGCCCTCGTCCCCGCCCACCCTGCTGCCAGTAGGACTTTTTTCTGTGAAGGGCGGCGGACTCTTTCCCGGCTCGCCGCGATCCAACCCGCCCGAGCGAGCGTCCGCCTTCGCCGCCCCACCCGCAGAGCGAGCGCTCAGCTCCCGCCCAAGCGCCAGTGCTCGGCGGGCCCGGCAGCCTCGAGGCCGCGCGGTGTTCGGTCAGCCGCGAGGACAGAGACGCTGCGAACCCGCCcagcccgccgcccgccgcccgccgcccgccgcccgccgcccgcgaAGCCGGGAGCCCGCGCCCAGCGCCGCAGCCCGCCCAGCCCGCGAAGCCGGGAGCCCGCGCCCAGCGCCGCAGCCCGCCGCCTGCCGCCCGCGAAGCCGGGAGCCCGCGCCCAGGGCCGCAGCCCGCCCAGCCCGCCGCCTGCCGCCCGCGAAGCCGGGAGCCCGCGCCCAGGGCCGCAGCCCGCCCAGCCCGCCGCCTGCCGCCCGCGAAGCCGGGAGCCCGCGCCCAGGGCCGCAGCCCGCCCAGAGCGCCGCCCGCGAAGCCGGGAGCCCGCGCCCAGGGCCGCAGCCCGCCCAGAGCGCCGCCCGCGAAGCCGGGAGCCCGCGCCCAGGGCCGCAGCCCGCCCAGAGCGCCGCCCGCGAAGGCGGGAGCCCGCGCCCAGCGCCACAGCCCGCCCaacccgccgcccgccgcccgcgaAGGCGGGAGCCCGCGCCCAGCGCCGCAGCCCGCTTACCGCATGATCGCGCTGGGATACTGGGTGCGCTGGAACAAGCTCTCCAGCTCGCGCACCTGCAGCCGGCTGAACGTGAAGCGCCGGGCCTGGGGCGGCGGCCGCTCCTGCTGAGGCTGGCCCCGCGGCCCCTCCGGCCCAGGCTGCCCTGGCCCAGGCTGTGGAAATTCTGCGGCGACGGCGCCGTCCGCCTCCTCGCCGACGCCATCGCCGTTGCCGACGCCATCACCGTCGCTGACGGCTTCGCTGTCCGCTTCCTCCTCGACTTCAGCGGCTGCAGGGTCCTGCTCGGTTGCGACCTCGGCCCCCGCTTCCGCCGCCGCTCCGTCTCCGCTGTCTCCCGTGTCTCCCGTGTCTCCCGTGTCCGCGGTAAGCGACATCGCCGCAGGCTGGGTTTCTGCAACGGAGGAGATCCAGACAGAAAGATGAGGGCATCAGAGCCCAGGCTGTGGGAAGGAGGGCGCGAGGGGCAGCATCTGCGGGGTGTCGGGACCGCCCCCCTCGCCCAGGGAACGTTGGTTTCTGGGGCTTGCTGCAGGCGCCGGTCCCAACGGTCACCGACCCTGCGGCCCTTCCCGGTCGTCGTCGACTTCCACGCTGAGGAAGCCGGTGTCATCGTCGTGGCCTGGGCTGGGAGGCTTCATATCCCTGGTGCTGTCTTCTGTAGATGCCCCGTCGGATCCTTCTGGATCCATGGGTGACGCCGCAGAGAGGGGTGGCCTGCCGACGGGCTCCCGCGAAGCGGTCCTGGCGTTGTCACGTTCCCGAGTGTCTGGGTAGACGCCCCCTTTATATATACCACCCGCTGGTGGGGGTTGGGCTCGCGGAGGTGCGCATGCGGCCTGGGCTTGGCCACCAACCAGGCGGGTGCACTTGCAAGGGGAGCTCAGGTAGGGCGCTCTTGCCCGAAGGCATCGGAGCCGGCAATGCCTAGCTAGAGAGGTTGAGTCTTCAAGTCGGAGCTGGGCTCGCACGCCCCGAACTGGTGGCCTGTCTCCCGCACAGGAAGGCGCTGTGCTGTATGGCGCAAGCCCGTGTGGGTAGGGTAAGACACAGACGTCACCCTAGCTCTGGAGACCCTGCCCGAGTGTTGGGAGAAGGTCTCTTGGGCCAGCCCTGCGAATCCAGCCGCCGCGGCTAGGCAGGGAATAGTAACGCAAGCAAAGTGATGGACCCCGACGTGGCCGTCTGAGGTTTTTCCGGGAGGCGGCTCACGTCAGAGCCCGCCAGACCCCCAGACCCCTGGGTCCCCGGGAACAGGAGCTTGGGCTGGGGTCTTCTGAGCGCGCCTGTTGCTCAGATGCACTCTGCAAATAAAACCACGCTTGCCCCTTGAGAGTGTCCTGTGCCTCCGGGATtttacggatttttttttttttaagattttctttctttctttaattgacagacgcagagagagagagagagacagcgagagagggaacacacaagtgggagagggagaagcaggcttcccgctgagcggagagcccgatgcgggctcgatcccaggaccctgggatcatgacctgagctgaaggcagtcgcttaaccgactgagccacccaggcgccccctgtgccTCCGGGATTTTAGGAATGAAGCCACATCTCAGTACAGGGCTACGAACCTGCACAGGGCTTAGAGCGTTCCAGGTCGGCTTCAACTGGACAGAGCTCCTGCTCGCTTgggttttttcagtttttctttttcaaagttttgttcCTCTCATTGCAACCACGGATCTTGAAACACCTTTGGGCGCAGCGTCTATGCCTCTGCCTCGAGATTCTCTCTACAAGCATGCATGTCCCTTGGGGTGGGACCCTGTGGCTCTGGGTCATCACCCACTTTCCTGCCGctctttctccacccccccccacctcctcccctcggTTTTCCTAGAAATGGCTTTCTGAGCCCTTGCtgaggaataaataaatttcatttctttgttgttttctttttcgtttcctttcttattcttgtTTCTTGCAGCGGGGGATGCATTCTTATTGGTTGGAGAGTTGAGTTTAAGCAGGTGTTCGGTTTCTCCAGGTGAATACAATAAAGGGACAAGGGCCAAGAGATTTGGGGTATAGCAAGGAATCGATGATAAAGAGTGGCTATATGGTTTGTCCCGATTCAATAAATGTAAGGTGTTGTGCATTCTTTTGTCTGTAAATTTTACATCCAAAGAAGAAAACCCTAAGCAAATACTGAACTCAACCTGATGGTATGCATGCTTCTTTCTTGTCCAATAAAAGAGAGCGGGCCGGATTGAGGGCTCTGCGGCTTTCCCTTCCAGAACTGTTTTATAGATGCTCCGGCACTTGTTAGTATCCTAAGTATTGAAAATAGCTCCTGAGAACGGGTCCCGTGCAGGACAGTACCTGACTGAGCCCATGTTTGCCGTGCTCAGCCGCCCCGTTTGAAATCCGGAGCCACAGCCTTTCTGCGGGCTCCTGAATGCAGCATGGGTCCTAGGCAGCTCACCGACTGCGCCTGACGGAGGCAGGTGCCCCGGCCTCGTGCTCGCAGAGGACGCGTAAGACACTGAGAAAGGTCTGTGGACCCATTCGT
Proteins encoded in this window:
- the LOC144380554 gene encoding uncharacterized protein LOC144380554; translated protein: MTKLEYIPIAACSRVSDLSPSSPPTLLPVGLFSVKGGGLFPGSPRSNPPERASAFAAPPAERALSSRPSASARRARQPRGRAVFGQPRGQRRCEPAQPAARRPPPAARRPRSREPAPSAAARPAREAGSPRPAPQPAACRPRSREPAPRAAARPARRLPPAKPGARAQGRSPPSPPPAAREAGSPRPGPQPAQSAAREAGSPRPGPQPAQSAAREAGSPRPGPQPAQSAAREGGSPRPAPQPAQPAARRPRRREPAPSAAARLPHDRAGILGALEQALQLAHLQPAEREAPGLGRRPLLLRLAPRPLRPRLPWPRLWKFCGDGAVRLLADAIAVADAITVADGFAVRFLLDFSGCRVLLGCDLGPRFRRRSVSAVSRVSRVSRVRDAERERETAREGTHKWEREKQASR